The stretch of DNA ATCGCAGCCTCGGGGAGTCCGTCGTTCATCATCGTGTCATCGGCGACATCGGTAACGCTGACGCCAATCGCCGCCCCAAGCAGATAGAGGAGCCAACTCGTAGACAGAACGGCGAAAAGGCCCGCGATAATAGCGCCCCAACTCACGGCAACAGGCTGAGGGATATTGGTTTGTATTTCTTCGTGGACGTGCTCGTTCACAACAGCGGCTCCGTTAAAGGAATGCTTGGGATAAGAAGTCTGACGATTCAGCCGTGGGCAACTTCCTTGCCAAGCCTCCCAAATCACCTGCAGTAGGCTGCTGCAACGGATTCACTTACCAGCAAAGCGACCGCATTGCTCATCGAGCGGCCGCATTGGTCACAATTGAACCGCTTCCATTCTTACAGCGTTGGAAAGGGAAGCACTGGAAAGGAACCATCGGAAAATGACGTCGGCGCCGGGGAACACTTAACCTGTGTCGCTTCGCAGCCATTGGTCGAGAGGACGAAGTGACTTTGAGACTTCAGCGTCGTTGGGTCATATAGAAGCACTTTGGCTCCTCAATAAAAAACCGGAGCGGCGCGGCTGGGAGAGCTTCCCTACCGCACCGCTCCGGTCGACACCCAAGTTTAATAGGTTTCTTCAGTTTCGCCGACGCCGTACTCCGAGTCCCCCAATCAGCCCCAGGCCGAGCAGACCTAGCGTTGCGGGCTCCGGAACGACAGCGCGGACGTTGTCGATGTAGACCGTGATCGGAGCGGTGCCCGATTTGTTGATGAAGAACTGGAAGCCAGTGGCGGCGTAACCGCCGGGCTCACTGCCGTAGAGGTCATTGAAGGACGGGCCGCCACCGAAGGTCTGCTCAAGCGAAATCGATAGATCGGTGTATGTGCCGGGAGCAAGCGCTTCGAGAGCAACGAACTCAGCAAACTGAAATTGATTGTAGGTGGGGCCGTCGGCGACGCCGAATGTCGTGATGCCAAGGCTCGCAAACCCGCCCGCGAAGGCTTCTTCAATCGTGAGATCGAACATGATCGCCGACACCCCCGGGGGATCAGCCAATGCCGCCGGAATGACCGTCTCAGTCCGAGCGGCCTCGAAAGTCGCGGGAGTAATCATCGAAATTGCCAAAGCAGTCGATCCATCGGTGGCTCCCGTCGCCGAGGCGGTTGCCGTTATCGCGCCGCTGGTGGGGAAGAACCCGTCGAGCCCACTTTCGAACGAATAGAGGAGTTGAGCTTGCGCAGCACCGCTTACTCCACAAACCAGAATCGCAGCTAAACAAGCTTTCGTGACGAATCTCATGAGTCTCTCCGGTGTCAAAACGAGGTCGCCTGGCTTAGACGAATTTCGCAAAATCGTAAGGGACAGATTGTGCCAATAACCGCATGTATCGATCGCAACTTACTTCACCGATACCGAGAAGCCGCCAGCAAGCCAAAGCCGCTAGTGACAAGCAAGCAAATCGCCGTGGGCTCGGGTACGACGATCCCTGACTGGTCGACGCCAACAGACGTAAGGCCGTACCGATCGGCCCAGTAGTCGTAGTCGGCGTTGTCAACGACGCCGTCACCGTTCCCGTCGCCTTCAAAGAAACTCGCCGGCTCGTCAATCTCGAGGTCAACGTGATCACGCCACACAGTGTAGTCGGCGGCGTCGACGACGCCGTCGCCGTTGTAATCGGCCTCGAAGATCTGACCGGTGCGGACGTTGTCAAAGTAGACCGTGATCGGACCTCCGGACAGGTTAACGTAGAATTGGAATCCGGTAGGGATGAGGTCATCAACACCGCTCCCCAGCGTCCCGAAAGCGTCGTTGAATGAGACGGGGAATTGGAAAGTTAGCGGGTGGAAATTGCCGCGGGTCAGGTCGAGCAAGACATTCCGGTGCGTGCCGGGCTCGAGCGCGCCGATCGGCACTTGGTCACGGATGAATTGAACCTGCTGTCCAGCCACTTGACCGCCCGGACGGTCAGGCTGCGAGTCTCCAAAGAACGCCACACCGAGATCGGCGAAGGTGCCTGTGAAGGCTTCGGTGATCGTGATATCGACCAGGAAGTAGTCGAGTCCCGGCGGATCGCCTACAGATGGTGCGAGCTCACTCGCCAGGGCGCCGACGAAGGTCTGACCGTCGTCAATTGCAACCTTCAAGGAGCCTGCGCCTTCGGTGGCCCCGATCGTATCCTGAGATACCGCGATGCCTCCCCCGGTTGGGTTGGGGCCGAAGCCATCGGTTCCGGCTTCGAAAGAGTAGGCAAGTTCCAGCGCCAGGGCGGGGGGGCTGAAGAAGCCCATTGCGCCGACCGCCACCGCTAGGGCAGCCAAGGGCGCTGCGGCGAAAGACGGCGTGATTCGGCGGCCCCAAGATAAAGATGAAGTCGCAAAGTCATTCATCATTAGCTGCTACTCCAACGAGGACGGGCGACTGCGGCCACAGGCAGAGGAATGGCGTGGTCTTCAGCCATTAATATCAAGACCTAGAATAATTGCAACCAAATTCCAGACGATTTGGGCCTGCTCTTTCAAGTAACTGTTCGCCGAGCAAATCCGAGTACGCTTAGACATCAAGCTCGATCTGCTGATCGCTTGCGAGTCGGGATCGTCAAATTGAGTCAAGATAGATTGACTCGATATATTCAATGACGTATAAAAAGTCGAGGCCGGCGGGGCGATAGCCGTATTCCGACTAGTGACTCGCTCGTTGGGGAGTGCTCATAGAGGGGCGATACCATGGGTAAGAAACGGCGACTCAGTGCATGGAGCTTCCTCGCCCTAGCAACTCTGGCCTTCGGCTGCGGCCCCCAGACTGATCGGCTGGGAATTAGCGGCCAAGTGAGGCTCGACGGGGCCCCGCTCGACGAGGGGTCGATACGATTTACCTCGCGCGGCGACACGCCGATGGCCGCCGGCGCCCTTGTGCGAGAAGGGCGCTTCCAGATCCCTGCGGAGAAGGGCCTCCTGCCAGGCGACTACGCGGTGGTGATCCGATCTCCAGATAATGACGCGCCCAAGATTCTCTACGAAGGGTTTCCCACGGCCCCCGACCGCGTCCCCAGTCAGTACAACGCCGAATCTACTCTGACAGCCAACGTGGCCCGCGGCGAGGAAAACCGATTTGAGTTTGAGCTTACCAGCGCTAAGCCATAGCCGCGCGGTGGACTCTAAATTGGCAAGACATACCAGGCGACGAATCCTACCCCCTCCATCAGGTCCGCAAGTTCGATGAAAGCAAATCGCTCGGGGTTCACCCTGGTAGAGCTCTTAGTCGTCATCGCCATTATCGGCATCCTGGTAGCGCTACTGCTGCCTGCCGTGCAGGCTGC from Botrimarina mediterranea encodes:
- a CDS encoding PEP-CTERM sorting domain-containing protein; the encoded protein is MFDLTIEEAFAGGFASLGITTFGVADGPTYNQFQFAEFVALEALAPGTYTDLSISLEQTFGGGPSFNDLYGSEPGGYAATGFQFFINKSGTAPITVYIDNVRAVVPEPATLGLLGLGLIGGLGVRRRRN